The Zingiber officinale cultivar Zhangliang chromosome 9A, Zo_v1.1, whole genome shotgun sequence genome window below encodes:
- the LOC122021294 gene encoding sm-like protein LSM1B produces the protein MSFAGPEDILLSTSLASYLDKKLLVLLRDGRKLLGILRSFDQFANVVLEGACERVIVGDLFCDIPLGLYVIRGENVVLIGELDSEREELPAHMICVSVPEIKRAQKAEREATDLKGSMRKRMEFLDLD, from the exons ATGTCTTTTGCGGGACCAGAAGATATCTTGCTCTCCACTTCCCTTGCTAGCTATCTGGACA AAAAGCTTCTTGTGCTATTGCGTGATGGGCGAAAGCTTCTAGGCATTCTTCGTTCTTTTGACCAATTTG CCAATGTGGTTCTTGAAGGTGCATGCGAGCGGGTAATTGTAGGAGATTTATTCTGTGATATTCCTCTGGGTCTCTACGTGATCCGTGGGGAGAATGTCGTTTTAATAGGAGAActg GACTCAGAGAGGGAGGAGCTTCCAGCCCATATGATCTGTGTTTCGGTTCCAGAGATCAAAAGG GCACAAAAAGCTGAGAGGGAAGCCACAGATCTCAAGGGCTCTATGAGGAAGAGAATGGAGTTTCTCGATCTCGACTAG